CAAAAGTTGATTTGACCGATTACGATACAATCATTTTTGGAACACCAACTTGGGCAGGAAATCCAACACCTGCTATTCTAACAATAATTGACAGATGTAATTTAACTGGAAAAGACGTCATATTGTTTGCTACCATGGACAGCAGCCGTGGTGAAACAAATATTGAAAGGCTTGAAGAAAAAGTAAAAATGCGTGGAGCAAGAGTGATTGAAAGTTTTGCAATTGCTACTAAAGACAAAACCAATGAAAAATTGATTAATGATACTGAGGTAATCATTGAAATGAAAGATTTAAAAATGTATACAAGGTAGATTAAATGGTTAACGATAAATCTGAATTAAAAATTAAAGCTATTGAGAATGGTACTGTAATTGACCACATTACCGCAAACAAAACATTGCACATTCTTAAAATTTTAGGCCTTCCTGACAATGAAACAAAAAATATCACTGTTGCTATGAATGTATCTTCAAAAGAGCTTGGTAGAAAAGATATTTTAAAAATTGAAAATAGGGAATTAGATCACGAAGAACTTAATCAAGTTGCTTTAATCGCACCAGAAGCTACAATTAATATTATTAGGGATTTTAAACCTATTAAAAAAAATAAGATTGTACTACCTAAAAAGATTACTTCAATCATTAAGTGTACAAATCCAAAATGCATTACTAACTATGAGAATGAACCAATAACTCCAATATTTAATGTTGTTACTGACAATCCTCCAGTAGTTAGATGCCACTATTGTGAAAAATTAATAAAAACAGAAGATATTTACAAACAAATTGAATAATCTTCTAGTTTTTTAAATAATCTGCTAATCTTTTAGATAATGCAAGTATTGTTAATATTGGAGGTTTACCTGGAGATATTGGCAATACACTTGCATCACAAACAAATAAATTATCGATTTCTGTTTCTAAATTACTGTTTACAATTTCACCAATTTTTGCAGTTCCACCAGGATGTGCTCCTCTGTACACAGTTGAACCAATAGTATTAGGGTCAACACCTGCTCTTTCTAAAACAAAACCAGCAGTAGCTACTCCTTCAGATAATAATCGTATATCTTCAATTGTATTGATTTTAACAACATCACCATCTTCAGTTACGTAACCTTTACATTCATCCCTAGTTTTTACCATGATACTTAAAATATCATTTTCAGTTACATTTTCATCATCAATTTGACCTGGGATGAATGATGAATAATGAGGTGCCAATACAAAGTTTTTACCAACGATAATCCCTGCCATTTGAACTTCAGTATTGAAGTTGATGTCTTTTATGTATCCTCCAACACTTACAAATGGATCAAAGAATATTTCTTTACCAGCATCAGGGAATCCTGATTTTCTTAAAATTAAAGCAGAATTAATTGCACCTGCAGATAATACAACGTTATCCGCTTTTATGGTTTCTTCATTACCATCTTTAATGTATTTTACACCAGAAACTTTTCCATCTTCAGAAATAACTTCAGTTACTTCCGCATCACAAATCAATGTTGCACCATTTTCAACTGCTTCATCAACAAAGTCCTTTCCAGAAATTTTAGCATCAACTGGACAGCCATATGCACATTTTCCACATTGAATACAATCTTCTTCACGAATAGCTTTTGGCATTTTCATAGTTTGAAGACCAAGTTCACGACCCGCATCCAAAAATGCCTGAGTTCCTTTACCAATATGAGAATCATCAAGAGGATGAACATTGATTAAATCTTCAACATAGTCATATGCATCAGACAAGTCAATATCAAAATCCAATAATTCATCAGTAAGCGCCCTTACCATATTTGACATGGATACTATAGTTGCACCACCAATACATGTTGTGGTGAGTAAATCCACATCTTCAGAGTATTTATCATAATAATTAAATGCATCTTTTGAATGAGTGTAAGGTCCTTTTTCTAAAATAGTTACATCAATACCGTTTTTTGCAAGTTCAGAAGCCAATATTCCTCCACCTGCACCAGTACCTGCGATAACAATCACCATATCACCTTATTTTTTAATTATAATATATTAATATAAAAATATGGTTTAATTCCATAAAATATATCACTTGTTATATTAAGTTTCATAATATAAAAAACTTTTATTTAATAGATAATTCATAACTATATATGATTAATCTTTTTAAGTGATAAAATGGAAGAATATATTGATTTATTCGAAAAAGTTATTGCAAAAACAAGCTCTCAAGTAGACTACATTGATATCAGAGCAGGAGTTGGAGACAACACCTCAATATTAATGAAAGATGGGGATGTAGATGAGATTAACACTGGAATGAGCCTAGCTGCAGGAGTAAGAGTGTTAAATAATGGAGCATGGGGTTTTGCATACACTACAGATTTATCTAAAATAGATGAAATAACCAATACTGCTATTAAATTTTCAAACTCATTGAAAGGAGATGTCAAATTAAGTGAAACAGACATCATTAAAGATAAAATAGCTGTTGACGTTAAAATTCCATTTAAAGATATTTCTATTGAAGAAAAAAAAGACATAATGAAACAAGCAAATGATGCTGCTTATATTGATAAAGTTAACAGTACTACAGTAAGCTACGGAGACAGTGAAGTCAACTCATTATTCATGAATAGCGAAGGTAGTGAAATCCAAGTTAAGACCAGTAGAGTGAGAATGGCATTAAATGCATCTGCAACAAACGGCGAAATCATTCAATTTGGACATGGAAGTCTTGGAGGAGTTAAAGGATTTGAAGTTATAGCAGACGAAGATATTGAGCAATTTGGAAGAAACATAGGTGAAAAAGCCGTCAGATTGCTTGAAGCAAAACCTGCACCATCTGGAAACTTCCCTGTCATAGCAGATCCTGAATTAACTGGTGTTTTAGTTCATGAAGCATTAGGTCATGCTGTTGAAGGAGATTTAATATTACAAAATGATTCTATCCTTAAAGATAAGATCGGCAGTCAAATTGCATCAGACATTGTCAATATCTTTGATGATGCAAGCCTGAAAGAAGGATTTGGATATTACCCATATGATGTTGAAGGAGTTAAAACTGCACCAAATCAATTAGTTAAAGATGGAAAATTAGTTTCACTCTTAAATTCAAGAGAAACCGCATCCAAATTAAACATGAAATCTTCCGGAAATGCAAGATCATCAATTGCAGATCAACCTATAGTTAGAATGAGTAATACATTCTTACAGCCAGGAGACAATACCTTTGAAGAATTAATAGAAGACATTCCTGATGGAATATATCTTAAAGGTTCTAGAGGTGGACAAGTAGACACTGGTAAAGGTATCTTCCAATTTAATGCTGCTGAAGGTTATTTAATTAAAGATGGTGAAATTACAACACCATTAAGAGATGTTTCACTATCAGGTAACATATTAGAAACATTGAAAAATATTGATGCTATTGGAAATGACTTTAAATTAAGTGTGGGATTCTGTGGAAAAGATGGTCAG
The Methanobrevibacter sp. genome window above contains:
- a CDS encoding flavodoxin domain-containing protein, which encodes MATLIIYYSQSGKTELVAHTLAKNLRADVLRIKDLKNRKGFKNKLFASINAFRESKTDIAPAKVDLTDYDTIIFGTPTWAGNPTPAILTIIDRCNLTGKDVILFATMDSSRGETNIERLEEKVKMRGARVIESFAIATKDKTNEKLINDTEVIIEMKDLKMYTR
- the pyrI gene encoding aspartate carbamoyltransferase regulatory subunit, whose product is MVNDKSELKIKAIENGTVIDHITANKTLHILKILGLPDNETKNITVAMNVSSKELGRKDILKIENRELDHEELNQVALIAPEATINIIRDFKPIKKNKIVLPKKITSIIKCTNPKCITNYENEPITPIFNVVTDNPPVVRCHYCEKLIKTEDIYKQIE
- a CDS encoding GMC family oxidoreductase N-terminal domain-containing protein, producing MVIVIAGTGAGGGILASELAKNGIDVTILEKGPYTHSKDAFNYYDKYSEDVDLLTTTCIGGATIVSMSNMVRALTDELLDFDIDLSDAYDYVEDLINVHPLDDSHIGKGTQAFLDAGRELGLQTMKMPKAIREEDCIQCGKCAYGCPVDAKISGKDFVDEAVENGATLICDAEVTEVISEDGKVSGVKYIKDGNEETIKADNVVLSAGAINSALILRKSGFPDAGKEIFFDPFVSVGGYIKDINFNTEVQMAGIIVGKNFVLAPHYSSFIPGQIDDENVTENDILSIMVKTRDECKGYVTEDGDVVKINTIEDIRLLSEGVATAGFVLERAGVDPNTIGSTVYRGAHPGGTAKIGEIVNSNLETEIDNLFVCDASVLPISPGKPPILTILALSKRLADYLKN
- a CDS encoding TldD/PmbA family protein codes for the protein MEEYIDLFEKVIAKTSSQVDYIDIRAGVGDNTSILMKDGDVDEINTGMSLAAGVRVLNNGAWGFAYTTDLSKIDEITNTAIKFSNSLKGDVKLSETDIIKDKIAVDVKIPFKDISIEEKKDIMKQANDAAYIDKVNSTTVSYGDSEVNSLFMNSEGSEIQVKTSRVRMALNASATNGEIIQFGHGSLGGVKGFEVIADEDIEQFGRNIGEKAVRLLEAKPAPSGNFPVIADPELTGVLVHEALGHAVEGDLILQNDSILKDKIGSQIASDIVNIFDDASLKEGFGYYPYDVEGVKTAPNQLVKDGKLVSLLNSRETASKLNMKSSGNARSSIADQPIVRMSNTFLQPGDNTFEELIEDIPDGIYLKGSRGGQVDTGKGIFQFNAAEGYLIKDGEITTPLRDVSLSGNILETLKNIDAIGNDFKLSVGFCGKDGQTAPVSDGGPHTRILNALVGGMG